Genomic segment of Clostridiisalibacter paucivorans DSM 22131:
TTGCCAATCTAAATTGCTTAGCTGACATTCCTACAACGATGCGATTTAACATGTCACATTCATTACTAAAGTGATATGGCTTTGGATTTTCATGCAGCAATTTTATGTTTGCTGTTAATAGTGGAAATTCTTGTCTTGCAGACACAAGGGTTTTAATGAAACTTTCCATCTCGTTGAACCTACGAATATAAAGCTCTTTAAACTTCATTGCTTTTTGCCCTGTGTATCCCATGACCAGCATTGTGAAACCATCACGAGTCATGAAATAGCAAGGTAGCTTTCTACCTGTACTGTCCTTGTAGAAACTTGACTTAAAATTAGAGTGAATAAAATTTTCACTCAGCCCAGATTTGGGCTCAGTAATTCTTGTAATATCTCGCAGGACGTGTTTGTGTTGTTTTTCAAAGAACTCTGCTACAAATAAACTGTCAACTCTTGCCGTATCATGGGTGTCGGCAAATACACCATATTTGTCTTTAGGTATTAATTCTCTCATCAGAATTACCTCCTTAATTTTTTTGAAGGTTTTGACCCTTCTAAGTGGTAGCCTTAGGAAGAAGTCAAATCTGACGGTTTTTATATTCTTTTTGAAGTTTTATTGTTGCCCGCTTTAATTTCTGAGTGATATTATTTTCATCAGCTCCTATAGTTCTTGCATATTCACGTATAGAAATGCCATTTATGCGAACTGCAATAAAAGCATCTGCCCACTCTGGTTTCTTAACTAAGACTTCTCGGATCCACCCAGTGATTTCTTCATTTTCATAGTCTCTACTTCGTGAATCTTCATCAGATGAAGTGCACAGATAGTCCATAATGTTAAAGGATTTATCATCTGGTTCTGCCTGGATATATCCTGCTTTGCCGTTCATTTTCTTCATCTTAGGAGTAGCATCGATATGTCTGGTTTCTCTTCTCCAACCGTTGTATTCACGCTTGTTGATAAGGTCAAATACTTCTTGTACCGTTTCACAGCGTTTAACCTCATCTTTCTTTTCAGGCTTAGCCTCCGCAAGACGCTGCTCATAGTCGATGTCTAGCATTAAGCTGTAATCACCATCTGGGATTTCGATGGTGGTGTAGAACTTGTGGCCGTTTTTGATGTTGTCTTCATACAGTACTTTAATCTTCATTTTGTACTCCTTTCCGTCCGGGCATTGACGGCGGAGTACAAAAAGAGCCTGTGGCGAAGATGACCACAGACTCCACGTGTCCAAAATTGGGCGCAGGAAATCACGGTGGGTGCATCTTCATTCCAAACACAGTCTTTATCACTGTGTTCTGAACTCTTATGCATCCCGCCGTCCTAATGCGCATCTCGGACATTGAGATTGATTTTCAGGAGGTTTGTCTCCTGTTATGGTAATGATAATACTTTTGCTCTTTTTGCCCGTTGAACAAACTTCAACGGTAAAAGAACATTATTTACTGCTTCTATTCTTGATAACTATCAAATTGCTATGAAATCGCACATTATTTGGTTAATATCCGTTGAAGAAAGTTCAACAAAAATAATTTTGAGCAAAAAAAAAAGACCAGACTTTGTTTAAGTCTGATCTTTCATAGAATATATTTATTTCCGCATCGGAGGTTGATGAATTAAATAATGATAGGTTTGTTCCTTTAGTTCTTCATAGATATCATCATAATCAGTTGCCCATTTCAAATGCAGAAGAGTATCATATATGCCATTCTCTTGACCTTTTTTCCCCGGTATTTCGGAATTTAAAGATATCTCAGCAAGTTGCAGCATCTTGTTACTAACGCGAAATGGAATACTTATGCCCAAACACGTAGAAACAACATTAAGTTTTGTGAGGTTTGCACTCTTTCTTAGGTTACTAATAGTATTATTATCTAACCCCGTAGTAGACTTTAACAGTCTTACAGAATAATTACATATATGCTTGCTCATCAGTTTTTTAAGTGCATTTCCAAAGTCAAGTCCACTTATGGCTATCAACATTTCATTTGATATTTCATTTACAAGCCCATATTGAGTTAATAAATCTTCACTAATTTCATCATAGTAATTAAAAGACTTGCTCGCCATAGCCGCAGGCAATGTTATATAATGCAATTCTCCTGTTTCATCATCAACTACAAATTGAAGGAAACACTCTTCCTCATGCTCTTTTGCATAATTTGTAAGAAATATTCTTCCATTCTCATCACGTTGTATATATTTGCTATCGTAGATACAAAGCTTGTCTTCTACATATGCAAAACAATCTGTCTCTAACATACAAGCCAATGCATTACTTTTTGAATAATAACTATTCAGCGTTGCACTCTTCACAGAAGATACACTGGATTTTCCTTTCATTTTTTCTTCTGTTAATACAACCCCTACTTTTTCACTATGTTCAATTTCCTTTTTTTCTTTTATACCTTCATTATCATCAACATTATTATAAGGATCCTCTCCACCAGTCAAGAGGAAATGTCTCAAGTATCGATCTATATACATAGCGAGCCTTGATTCTTTATAGTTGTCCTCTTTAACCATTAAAAAGAATGACCTTGCTTTTTGAGGGTCAACAGTAGCTTTTAATTCATCAAATTTCCCGTGAGCCTCTATGGTTTCTTTTGTGACTTTTCTTTCTAACATTTCATGAAGAAGTTTTTCATAGCATCCAAGTCTTCTTACGACACGTTTAATTCTTTCATTTTCTGCACTTTTCATCATTTCTGAGATATACTCTCTAAACGATTTACCTGGAATAATACTAATATTTCCGGCCTGAATATCGTGGATGAAAATATTTGCATACTTTTGTTCTTCTTGAGATAGCATAGAAAATGACTTATGAAGTTCTTTAAGCGTCTTATCAAAAGATTCAGCGTCATATTCACTTTGGATCAACTTCATGAATTTCTCAAATCTAGAATTCATATAGTCTGCATCAATTTTTTCAGTATCATATTCCGTAATATGTGTGTCTATTTCATACGGAACGTCTCCACCAGGCCCACTTCCTCCACCTTTAGCCAATTCTTTATATCTAGCAAGAAGAATATAGTAAGTCATTTCATCAAAATGCATCACAATACTATTACCATCTTCATCATCATATGTTTGTTGACTCCAAATAAAACCTTGTATTATAGCTGCCTCTAAATGAGTAGAAAATTGCTTAAATAGCTTAGCAAATTTAGCTTTAACCGAAGTCTCATCTGGTAATCTATCAAAATCAGTAACTCCTGCATTTTTAAATAATATCTCTATCTCATCGTATAAAAAATTCATATTCCTTAGATTATTTGGTAATTTATCAACAAATAAACCTGTTGGAATATCCCCTGAATACGCTTTTACTGCAGCTTCAATATTTTTCTCCATAGTATTTGGACGTCTATAATACTTAATGATACCAAATGGTTTCTCCGCAAGATTATACAAACGATTAGTTCTTGAAAAGGCCTGAATTAAGTTCTCATACTCCATTACCTTATCTAAATACAACGTGTTAACCCATTTAGAATCGAATCCTGTCAGCATCTGATTTACAACAATAACTATATCAATTTGCTCATCCCGAGTAATTCGATCGTAAGGTTTTTTATGAGCCAATCTTAAGCTAACATCTTTTCTGAATTTATCATATGAAGGAATAGTAAACGACTGTGAGAATTTGGCATTATAGTCTTCTAAAATTTCAACAATTCCATCCTCTTTTTCTAGAGAGCCACCACCTTCATTATCTATAGTAGGATCAAACACTGCTGTAATAGATAATTCAGGCATTTCTGCTTTCATTAGTCTATAGTAAGCAACAGCCTCAGGAATACCACTCGTAGCAAATATTGCATGAAATTTTCTTCCGCGACTATAAATAGTCCACTTTTTCTTAATATCTGTGATAACGCCATCTCTATATTCTGGAGTTTGATACTGTTCATTTGGTATAAAGTCTTCTATACCTTTAACCCATTTTCCATCAATGTTCTCACCATACATCTTGATTTGAGACGAATCCATATATTTAAAAAACATCTTCTCTTTTTGAGGGTCACCCATAACTTCTTCCACCGTGGACGCTTTAGCCTTTTCAAGAGCAACCACTTGTCTTAAATCAGAATCATCATAGATTTTTACCATATATGGGTCAAATCCTAAAACATTTTTATCCCTGATGCCATCGGCTAAAGTATAACGATGAATTTCATCCCCAAATATCGTTGGCGTTGTACTATCTTTCTTTATGTTAACATCTTGAATAGGAGTACCGGTAAAACCAAATATTATTGAATTCTTAAATGTATTCTTAATAGTCGTAAGCATTTCACCAAAAGTAGAACGGTGACATTCGTCAATTATGATTGCTATCCGTTTTGATTGTATTATCTTTAAATCAGCTTTATTTAGTTCCAGTGCCTCCTCAGAAATATTACTTAACTTTTGAATCGAGGTTACTATTAGAGTATTATCTAAATCATCACTTCTAAGCTTTGAAATAAGTATATCTGTATTCTCAGTAGCTTGCACAGATTCTGTTTTATTCGAAAATGACCTATACTCTTTTAAAGACTGAATTCCTAACTCTTTTCTATCAACCAAGAAAATAACCTTATCTGCATCATGCGAACTTGCAATTAGCTGGGCTGATTTAAAACTAGTCATAGTTTTGCCAGATCCAGTAGTATGCCATACATG
This window contains:
- a CDS encoding Rha family transcriptional regulator, which gives rise to MRELIPKDKYGVFADTHDTARVDSLFVAEFFEKQHKHVLRDITRITEPKSGLSENFIHSNFKSSFYKDSTGRKLPCYFMTRDGFTMLVMGYTGQKAMKFKELYIRRFNEMESFIKTLVSARQEFPLLTANIKLLHENPKPYHFSNECDMLNRIVVGMSAKQFRLANGIEKGKSIRPYLSDEQITMLEALQKVDVGLLVAVPDYQQRKRHLEWYKTQLEKN
- a CDS encoding type I restriction endonuclease subunit R: MYFDKETDFEEAVIKALIECGWESEVIRHPSEKDLLKNWAEILFNNNRQKDRLNECPLTDGEMQQIMEQINLLQSPIKLNGFINGKSVAIKRDNPDDKEHFGKEISLKIYDRQEIAYGESRYQIVQQPDFPTKSPILNNRRGDLMLLINGMPVIHIELKKSGIPVSEAYNQIEKYSHEGVFRGLFSLIQVFVAMQPEEAVYFANPGEGMKFNKAFYFHWANFNNQPINKWDEVISKLLNIPMAHMLIGFYTIADADEGTLKVMRSYQYYAAIGIADMVAKKNWKDNNQLGGHVWHTTGSGKTMTSFKSAQLIASSHDADKVIFLVDRKELGIQSLKEYRSFSNKTESVQATENTDILISKLRSDDLDNTLIVTSIQKLSNISEEALELNKADLKIIQSKRIAIIIDECHRSTFGEMLTTIKNTFKNSIIFGFTGTPIQDVNIKKDSTTPTIFGDEIHRYTLADGIRDKNVLGFDPYMVKIYDDSDLRQVVALEKAKASTVEEVMGDPQKEKMFFKYMDSSQIKMYGENIDGKWVKGIEDFIPNEQYQTPEYRDGVITDIKKKWTIYSRGRKFHAIFATSGIPEAVAYYRLMKAEMPELSITAVFDPTIDNEGGGSLEKEDGIVEILEDYNAKFSQSFTIPSYDKFRKDVSLRLAHKKPYDRITRDEQIDIVIVVNQMLTGFDSKWVNTLYLDKVMEYENLIQAFSRTNRLYNLAEKPFGIIKYYRRPNTMEKNIEAAVKAYSGDIPTGLFVDKLPNNLRNMNFLYDEIEILFKNAGVTDFDRLPDETSVKAKFAKLFKQFSTHLEAAIIQGFIWSQQTYDDEDGNSIVMHFDEMTYYILLARYKELAKGGGSGPGGDVPYEIDTHITEYDTEKIDADYMNSRFEKFMKLIQSEYDAESFDKTLKELHKSFSMLSQEEQKYANIFIHDIQAGNISIIPGKSFREYISEMMKSAENERIKRVVRRLGCYEKLLHEMLERKVTKETIEAHGKFDELKATVDPQKARSFFLMVKEDNYKESRLAMYIDRYLRHFLLTGGEDPYNNVDDNEGIKEKKEIEHSEKVGVVLTEEKMKGKSSVSSVKSATLNSYYSKSNALACMLETDCFAYVEDKLCIYDSKYIQRDENGRIFLTNYAKEHEEECFLQFVVDDETGELHYITLPAAMASKSFNYYDEISEDLLTQYGLVNEISNEMLIAISGLDFGNALKKLMSKHICNYSVRLLKSTTGLDNNTISNLRKSANLTKLNVVSTCLGISIPFRVSNKMLQLAEISLNSEIPGKKGQENGIYDTLLHLKWATDYDDIYEELKEQTYHYLIHQPPMRK